A genomic region of Thermodesulfobium narugense DSM 14796 contains the following coding sequences:
- the nusG gene encoding transcription termination/antitermination protein NusG: protein MTKANPNLKWYVITTLSNYEKRVEEAILVRAQREGLEDKITRVLIPVEKEVKMIGHQKKESSKKVFPGYVLVEMDLDDATWNLVRTTPGVTGFISSKKKPLPLSPEEVEKIMMYAKSDKPVIRVEFEKGQVVRVTAGPFAEQTGVIDEIFPEKGTVRLVINLFGRDTPAEIALTQIEKV, encoded by the coding sequence ATGACAAAGGCTAATCCAAATTTGAAATGGTACGTAATTACAACTCTTTCTAATTATGAGAAAAGAGTTGAAGAGGCAATATTAGTCAGAGCGCAAAGAGAAGGCCTTGAAGACAAAATAACAAGAGTTTTAATACCTGTAGAGAAGGAAGTTAAAATGATAGGCCATCAAAAGAAAGAAAGTTCAAAAAAGGTGTTTCCTGGCTATGTTTTAGTAGAGATGGATCTTGATGATGCTACATGGAATCTTGTTAGAACTACTCCAGGAGTAACTGGTTTTATAAGTAGTAAAAAGAAGCCCTTACCACTTAGCCCAGAAGAAGTTGAAAAAATTATGATGTATGCAAAATCGGATAAGCCCGTAATTAGGGTAGAATTTGAGAAGGGTCAAGTTGTTAGAGTTACAGCTGGGCCATTTGCTGAACAAACTGGAGTAATTGATGAGATATTTCCTGAAAAAGGAACAGTACGGCTCGTTATAAATCTTTTTGGTCGAGATACTCCTGCTGAGATAGCTCTGACCCAAATAGAAAAAGTTTGA
- a CDS encoding cache domain-containing protein — protein sequence MRIFRIFLNAALRKKMGIMVLLSFFVFGLLLSGGGLIQIYNFSNEILLNDITNTARGINSFLDSKISDTKKAALTLASDHDIISGVKNKDSNSLFVFIEKFAQLYPGLYVVVTDSDGKVLARSDAPSISRNDNISELPEIKSALDGKVQSGIGLGRVVGLSIRSGAPVKDEKGKIIGTISTGYRIAGANEISNQIKNNFGVEVAFFQGNEMVSTSIKPNELSQFSKFFNPSVFGSVLKEGKPINYGAPTNISELYSFAQEILFGKPYFGYYYPLRDVDGNILGMYFIAKDTSFYNNMLKRFTIMQFALNITAIIIGIILLLLSMEFFFMRPIGLLVKDIKRVASGDLSQPLNPVFNDELGVVVRAVESIRSNFINVIGKINYAIKDLVNASSDLMSVSSSLTTSSGDVSKLSEINAKGAENLSNIATKLNEDKNILLKGIQGISKGVEDQAIAASNIAQNINRIARSIEDFTNKLGDVSNSLLVIDTNVKEIEKNILEKKNAVGAVTDIARNINSISDGVKEVSEKIRMSLVPIQTIANQIQLWSSNAIIETSKLGEQGKAFGVIIDEIRSLSEKLLYTSNEISSNLNERLFNSNNFDFNFDRHIEGVEDLGNYFTAIEDSVKTLKDNISNLYQKFEKIKDEALGIISSKDIKNVETSLANLAALAEEDLSNVHDLNRASLDVQKAIENLVQVSKDTVSSTKDISERAEKQLNEAGKLEEVSNDIKMKSNELEDEVRKFKI from the coding sequence ATGAGGATTTTTCGTATTTTCTTAAATGCTGCCCTTCGCAAAAAGATGGGCATAATGGTTCTTTTAAGCTTTTTTGTCTTCGGATTATTATTGTCTGGTGGTGGGTTAATTCAAATTTATAATTTTAGTAATGAAATTTTGCTAAATGATATAACAAATACCGCAAGAGGAATTAATTCTTTCCTTGATTCTAAAATTTCTGACACAAAAAAGGCTGCCTTAACTTTGGCCAGTGATCACGATATAATTTCTGGAGTAAAAAACAAAGACTCTAACTCTTTGTTTGTTTTTATTGAAAAATTTGCTCAGCTTTATCCTGGTTTATACGTTGTTGTTACTGATTCTGATGGTAAGGTCTTGGCTAGGAGCGATGCCCCCTCAATATCGAGAAATGATAATATTTCAGAATTACCAGAAATAAAAAGTGCTCTGGATGGAAAAGTTCAATCTGGAATAGGTTTAGGACGAGTTGTAGGTTTATCGATAAGATCAGGAGCACCAGTTAAAGATGAGAAGGGGAAAATTATTGGAACTATTTCAACTGGTTACAGAATAGCAGGGGCGAACGAGATTTCAAATCAGATTAAGAATAATTTTGGTGTTGAGGTGGCTTTTTTCCAGGGTAATGAAATGGTTTCTACGTCTATTAAACCCAATGAACTTTCTCAATTTAGTAAATTTTTCAATCCTTCGGTTTTTGGGTCTGTCTTAAAAGAAGGAAAACCAATAAATTATGGAGCACCTACTAATATTTCAGAATTATACAGTTTTGCTCAGGAAATATTATTTGGTAAGCCATATTTTGGTTATTATTATCCTCTTAGAGATGTAGATGGAAATATTTTGGGCATGTATTTTATTGCTAAGGATACTTCTTTTTATAACAACATGTTAAAGAGATTTACTATAATGCAGTTTGCTTTAAACATTACGGCTATTATTATCGGTATAATTTTGTTATTGTTGTCTATGGAATTTTTCTTTATGAGACCGATAGGCTTGCTAGTAAAGGATATTAAAAGAGTTGCTTCTGGTGATCTTAGTCAACCTCTTAATCCTGTTTTTAACGACGAACTAGGAGTTGTTGTAAGGGCTGTAGAATCAATAAGATCAAACTTTATTAACGTCATTGGAAAAATTAATTATGCAATTAAAGATCTGGTAAACGCATCTAGCGATCTTATGTCGGTGTCGTCTTCTCTTACGACATCTTCAGGGGATGTTTCTAAATTATCTGAAATTAATGCCAAAGGTGCCGAAAATTTATCTAATATTGCAACTAAATTAAATGAAGACAAAAACATTTTGCTAAAAGGCATACAGGGTATTTCTAAAGGCGTTGAGGATCAGGCAATTGCTGCTTCTAATATTGCTCAAAACATCAATAGAATAGCAAGAAGCATTGAAGATTTTACGAATAAGCTTGGAGACGTAAGTAATAGCTTGTTGGTAATAGATACAAACGTTAAAGAAATAGAAAAAAATATTTTAGAAAAGAAAAACGCTGTTGGAGCAGTAACAGATATAGCTAGAAACATAAACTCAATATCTGATGGTGTGAAAGAAGTTTCTGAGAAAATAAGAATGTCTTTAGTTCCCATTCAAACCATAGCAAATCAGATTCAGCTCTGGTCATCAAACGCTATAATTGAAACCTCAAAATTAGGCGAACAGGGTAAAGCCTTTGGCGTTATCATAGATGAAATACGCAGTCTTTCTGAAAAGCTTTTGTACACATCCAATGAAATTTCTAGCAATCTTAACGAACGCCTGTTTAACTCTAATAACTTTGATTTTAATTTTGACAGACATATAGAAGGTGTAGAAGATCTGGGAAATTACTTTACTGCAATTGAAGACTCTGTTAAAACTTTGAAAGATAACATCAGTAATTTGTACCAAAAATTTGAGAAAATAAAAGACGAAGCTTTAGGTATAATATCTTCAAAAGACATTAAAAATGTTGAAACAAGCTTGGCCAATCTTGCTGCTTTGGCCGAAGAAGATCTCTCGAACGTTCACGATCTAAACAGAGCATCTTTAGATGTTCAAAAGGCAATTGAAAATCTTGTACAGGTTTCAAAAGATACCGTGTCATCAACAAAGGATATCTCAGAAAGAGCTGAGAAACAATTAAATGAGGCGGGTAAATTGGAAGAAGTTTCGAACGATATTAAGATGAAGTCAAACGAGCTTGAAGATGAGGTTAGAAAGTTTAAAATATAG
- a CDS encoding PP2C family protein-serine/threonine phosphatase — protein MDEEIIQSLDFEKVFDSFKVVESFGDGWNKCEYNGKVFLCYSGERVNVYEKILKIKIFPEILSSFGNNIVCKFYQDKRLNLPLAPELSLLLIKDICEASIFLENHGYMFKEINVDDIVKSESGFKFSKIPTIMSFSDFEFTNKAYEREDYTIKLLGSLLYELLSAISIKNGFDVKLISRYDIPGIPQFLSLALPGSRAKISLKDAFNMLNQICSTIEVRRCKYNIGSASTIGLNVSRSINEDSFGYAQMYFYNHFGKHNVLKACIADGMGGMEAGEIASKAAVDAFLTERFELIDDEEHIANQTIELAWKANRAVLESLNGKHGGCTFSGIFIYDDKLFIAHVGDTRIYLYKDKKFERLTNDHSLVETLILGGIMTREEALNSPDRNKLLRSMGFIIDKQENYIEGLFQKFEKYFIQLTKGDLILMVSDGVWGELPDDEMFSVVNSLSNRPDDLVSELISIALKRGAPDNATAVAIYKEF, from the coding sequence ATGGATGAGGAAATTATTCAGAGTTTAGACTTTGAAAAAGTTTTTGATTCTTTTAAAGTTGTTGAATCTTTTGGAGATGGATGGAATAAATGCGAATATAATGGGAAAGTTTTTTTATGTTATAGTGGAGAAAGGGTCAATGTCTATGAAAAGATATTAAAGATAAAAATTTTCCCAGAAATATTAAGTTCGTTCGGGAACAATATTGTTTGTAAGTTTTATCAGGATAAGAGATTAAATCTTCCATTAGCACCTGAGCTATCATTACTTCTTATAAAAGATATATGTGAAGCATCTATTTTTTTAGAAAATCATGGATATATGTTTAAAGAAATTAATGTGGACGATATTGTGAAATCAGAAAGTGGTTTTAAGTTCTCAAAGATTCCTACTATTATGAGTTTTTCAGATTTTGAGTTTACAAACAAAGCTTATGAAAGAGAAGATTATACGATCAAATTGTTGGGCTCTCTTTTATACGAATTATTAAGTGCAATATCAATAAAAAATGGCTTTGATGTTAAGCTTATTTCTCGTTATGATATCCCTGGTATTCCTCAGTTTCTATCGCTTGCTCTTCCAGGAAGTAGGGCAAAAATTTCTCTTAAAGATGCTTTTAATATGTTAAATCAAATATGTTCTACAATTGAAGTACGTCGTTGTAAATACAATATTGGTTCTGCCTCAACAATTGGCTTGAATGTTTCAAGATCAATTAATGAAGATTCATTTGGCTACGCTCAAATGTATTTCTATAATCATTTTGGGAAACATAACGTTTTGAAAGCTTGTATAGCCGATGGTATGGGGGGAATGGAGGCAGGAGAAATAGCCAGCAAAGCTGCTGTGGATGCCTTTTTGACTGAAAGGTTTGAACTAATTGATGATGAAGAACATATAGCTAATCAAACAATTGAACTTGCATGGAAAGCTAATAGAGCTGTTTTGGAAAGCCTAAATGGTAAACACGGTGGCTGTACTTTTAGTGGTATTTTTATTTATGATGATAAGCTCTTTATTGCACATGTTGGTGATACAAGAATTTATTTATACAAGGATAAAAAATTTGAAAGGTTAACAAACGATCACTCTTTGGTTGAAACGTTGATTTTAGGTGGAATAATGACGAGAGAAGAAGCCCTTAATAGCCCTGATAGAAACAAACTTTTAAGGTCTATGGGATTTATAATAGATAAGCAAGAAAACTATATCGAAGGTCTGTTTCAAAAATTTGAAAAATACTTTATTCAATTGACTAAAGGAGATTTAATCTTAATGGTAAGTGATGGAGTTTGGGGTGAATTGCCAGACGATGAGATGTTTTCTGTTGTAAACTCTTTATCGAATAGACCAGATGATCTGGTAAGTGAATTAATTTCAATAGCTTTAAAAAGGGGGGCGCCTGACAATGCGACAGCGGTTGCTATTTATAAAGAATTTTAA
- a CDS encoding vWA domain-containing protein: MLKVNLKTHRKRLLADTSGQKLFVLLSIEVSKEVEERGKLFVSFVLDTSGSMSETVNDKSKIEIVIESLKKILESNILKDDDEISIVTFDDEVKIVLPFTAATEKEKIFSSFEQIRTGTVGTNLGAGMKVSLDLLKDKAGIKKMVVLTDGNVFDLDLVEKVLDELVFSNISVISVGVGDEWNEDLLCRISDRTLGKPLHLCDVEIESESSSSINISKLPYVFLNELGHATQEVVMNLEMGIELKEGFSLERITKIFPVQYEIMIDNKPYLLGNLESRRRNVYLLEFDVPSMPVSKVEMGKIDLYYQIPNADMKEKVGPFEIGIEFTKDQLLAVQTDQEVMDWVQQRNIEKIVSEAISQAHKSPEEAEKILGLARSLTIKLKNDNLTALLDKAIEEIRVKKYIGSSVAKTLKIGTKTQLLDHSKEDMPTDDDIRKATGR, encoded by the coding sequence GTGCTTAAAGTGAATCTTAAGACTCATAGAAAAAGGTTGTTGGCCGATACCAGTGGCCAAAAGCTATTTGTTTTACTTAGTATTGAAGTTAGTAAAGAAGTTGAGGAGAGAGGAAAACTTTTTGTCTCCTTTGTTCTTGATACATCCGGTTCAATGAGCGAAACAGTAAACGATAAATCAAAAATTGAAATTGTTATTGAATCTCTGAAAAAAATTCTTGAATCTAACATTTTAAAAGATGATGACGAAATAAGTATTGTAACTTTCGATGATGAAGTAAAAATAGTTTTGCCATTTACCGCTGCTACAGAAAAGGAGAAAATATTTTCATCATTTGAACAAATTAGAACTGGTACAGTTGGCACAAACCTAGGTGCCGGAATGAAGGTTTCATTAGATCTGCTTAAAGATAAAGCCGGAATAAAAAAGATGGTTGTTTTAACGGATGGCAACGTTTTTGATTTGGATTTGGTTGAAAAAGTCCTTGACGAACTTGTTTTTTCAAATATATCAGTTATATCTGTGGGTGTTGGTGACGAGTGGAATGAAGATTTGTTGTGCAGGATTTCTGATCGGACTTTAGGTAAACCTCTTCACCTATGTGACGTTGAAATTGAGTCTGAAAGTTCAAGCAGTATTAATATTAGCAAGTTGCCATATGTTTTTTTAAACGAATTAGGCCATGCAACACAGGAAGTAGTTATGAATCTTGAGATGGGAATAGAACTAAAAGAAGGTTTTTCTCTTGAAAGGATAACAAAAATCTTTCCCGTTCAGTATGAGATTATGATAGATAATAAACCTTATTTGTTGGGAAATCTCGAATCAAGAAGAAGAAATGTTTATCTTCTAGAATTTGATGTTCCTTCAATGCCAGTTTCAAAGGTTGAAATGGGGAAAATTGATCTATACTATCAGATCCCAAATGCCGATATGAAAGAAAAAGTTGGGCCTTTTGAGATTGGAATTGAATTTACAAAGGATCAATTGCTAGCAGTTCAAACGGATCAAGAAGTTATGGATTGGGTTCAGCAAAGGAATATTGAGAAAATAGTAAGTGAAGCAATTAGCCAAGCACATAAATCGCCCGAAGAAGCAGAAAAAATTTTGGGTTTGGCAAGAAGTCTCACTATAAAATTAAAAAATGACAACCTAACAGCTTTGTTAGATAAGGCAATAGAAGAGATACGTGTTAAGAAATATATAGGTTCAAGCGTGGCAAAAACGCTTAAAATAGGCACGAAGACGCAATTATTAGATCACTCTAAAGAGGATATGCCTACAGATGATGATATCAGAAAAGCGACAGGAAGATAG
- a CDS encoding aldo/keto reductase, with translation MEYRKLGTSDIMISTIGLGTWAIGGWSWGGTDVEKSIETIRAFIDNGGNFIDTAPAYGLGLSEEIVGKAIRGKRDKVVLATKCGLVWDIKKGTFFFQENDKPVYRYLGRESIENELNQSLKRLNTDYIDLYQIHWLDRVTSVEETMGALLKAKEEGKIREIGICNAGTLEIEEFMKYAKIQSDQEKFSMLDMEARFENIPYCTKNNISFIAYSPLEKGLLSGKVTLDRVFPKDDNRSFESRFSPQIRGKILNLLAEFDKLKEKYNITTAQLILAWTRMMPGVSCLLVGARKVEQVIENLKSSDIFLEQRDWNYIFDYVERKTESIF, from the coding sequence ATGGAATATAGAAAGTTAGGGACTTCTGATATTATGATCTCTACAATAGGTTTGGGTACTTGGGCTATAGGTGGTTGGTCTTGGGGAGGCACTGATGTAGAAAAGTCAATTGAAACAATTAGGGCCTTTATAGATAATGGGGGTAATTTTATTGATACTGCTCCTGCTTATGGATTAGGGCTTTCCGAAGAAATTGTTGGAAAGGCTATAAGAGGCAAAAGAGATAAAGTTGTTTTGGCTACAAAGTGTGGACTAGTTTGGGATATTAAAAAGGGTACGTTTTTTTTCCAGGAAAACGATAAGCCTGTTTATAGATATCTGGGTAGGGAATCTATAGAAAACGAATTAAACCAAAGTCTTAAGAGATTAAATACAGATTATATAGATCTTTATCAAATCCACTGGCTTGATAGAGTGACATCTGTTGAAGAGACAATGGGGGCTCTTCTAAAGGCTAAAGAAGAAGGAAAGATCAGAGAGATTGGCATATGTAACGCTGGAACTTTGGAAATTGAAGAGTTTATGAAATACGCAAAAATTCAATCTGATCAAGAGAAATTTAGTATGTTGGATATGGAAGCAAGATTTGAAAATATACCTTACTGTACAAAGAATAATATTTCTTTTATAGCTTATTCCCCTCTTGAAAAGGGTTTATTAAGTGGGAAAGTGACTCTTGATAGGGTATTTCCTAAAGACGATAACAGGTCTTTCGAATCAAGATTTAGCCCTCAAATTAGAGGAAAGATTTTGAATCTTTTGGCTGAGTTTGATAAGCTAAAGGAGAAGTATAATATTACAACAGCACAGCTTATCCTGGCATGGACTAGAATGATGCCTGGAGTTTCATGTTTGCTTGTAGGAGCAAGAAAGGTTGAACAAGTTATAGAAAACCTTAAATCTTCTGACATTTTTCTTGAGCAGAGGGATTGGAACTATATTTTTGACTATGTGGAAAGAAAGACTGAAAGTATATTTTAA
- the rplA gene encoding 50S ribosomal protein L1 produces MHKRSKRYVQALSLFDRNQKYDPVQAFEIVQNSPKAKFDETVEVSVRTGLDVKHADQQIRTTVSLPAGTGKKVRVLVVAKGEKANEAKEAGADYVGAEDILQKIQQENWFDFDVIIATPDMMGALGKLGRILGPKGLMPNPKTGTVTFDIARAVKEFKAGKVELRTDKSGILHVPIGKVSFSKEDLMANFAAVMDTILRSKPSAAKGTYLKSITVSSTMGPGIKIDTNKATESVKKVNL; encoded by the coding sequence ATGCATAAAAGAAGCAAGAGATATGTTCAAGCTTTAAGTCTTTTTGATAGAAATCAAAAATATGATCCGGTTCAGGCTTTTGAGATTGTGCAAAATTCTCCCAAAGCAAAATTTGATGAAACTGTTGAGGTTTCTGTCAGAACTGGTTTAGACGTAAAGCACGCCGATCAACAAATTAGAACTACAGTATCTTTGCCTGCTGGGACTGGTAAAAAGGTTAGAGTTCTAGTTGTTGCAAAGGGTGAAAAAGCTAATGAAGCCAAAGAAGCTGGAGCTGATTATGTTGGAGCTGAAGATATTTTGCAAAAGATTCAGCAAGAAAATTGGTTTGATTTTGATGTGATTATTGCAACTCCAGATATGATGGGTGCACTTGGCAAACTAGGTAGAATTCTTGGACCAAAGGGTTTGATGCCAAATCCAAAAACTGGTACAGTAACCTTTGATATAGCTAGAGCTGTAAAGGAGTTCAAAGCAGGTAAGGTAGAGCTAAGAACTGATAAAAGTGGCATTTTACACGTTCCAATTGGTAAAGTTTCTTTTTCAAAAGAGGATCTGATGGCAAATTTTGCTGCTGTGATGGACACAATTTTGAGATCAAAACCATCGGCTGCAAAGGGTACTTATTTGAAGAGCATTACTGTTTCTTCAACAATGGGTCCTGGAATAAAGATAGATACAAATAAAGCAACTGAGTCTGTAAAGAAAGTAAACCTTTAA
- the rplJ gene encoding 50S ribosomal protein L10: protein MVSQTRKNKENTVSKILEELNNSSAVFLVDLKGMNVKESVELRDRIRETSSKLRIVKNTLLGIALDQIGKKSLVKDLLFGPTAVLFVQGDISAAAKVLKTSLKEFEKGTIKGGFIENKALSAIEVEALADIPPKEVLLSKVLYLLQSPLSRFAGVLGAVPRDFMYALQALRDKKEAS from the coding sequence ATGGTAAGTCAAACAAGGAAAAATAAAGAAAATACTGTAAGTAAAATTTTAGAAGAACTTAATAATTCCTCTGCTGTTTTTTTGGTTGATCTAAAGGGAATGAACGTCAAAGAAAGCGTCGAATTGAGGGATAGAATAAGAGAAACTTCTTCAAAGCTCAGAATAGTGAAAAATACTTTGCTTGGCATAGCGCTTGATCAAATTGGCAAAAAGTCTTTGGTGAAAGACTTGTTATTTGGGCCAACTGCAGTCCTTTTTGTACAGGGCGATATTAGCGCTGCCGCAAAAGTTTTGAAGACATCCCTTAAAGAATTTGAAAAGGGAACAATTAAAGGTGGATTTATTGAAAATAAGGCTCTTAGTGCCATAGAGGTTGAGGCTCTTGCTGATATTCCGCCAAAAGAGGTACTTTTGTCAAAGGTGTTGTATCTTTTACAGAGTCCTTTGTCAAGATTTGCGGGAGTACTTGGTGCGGTTCCGAGAGACTTTATGTATGCACTGCAGGCCCTTAGAGATAAAAAAGAGGCTTCTTGA
- the rplL gene encoding 50S ribosomal protein L7/L12, with protein sequence MALSKEEILEAISQMTVLELSELIKAFEEKFGVTAAAPVAVAAAGAGAAAAPQEEVEEQTEFDVILTDVGAKKIDVLKVVREITSLGLKEAKELVDNVPKPIKEKVKKEEAAEIKAKVEAAGGKVEVK encoded by the coding sequence ATGGCTTTGAGTAAAGAAGAAATATTAGAAGCTATATCTCAAATGACTGTTCTTGAACTATCAGAACTCATTAAGGCTTTTGAGGAAAAATTTGGCGTAACTGCTGCGGCTCCTGTTGCTGTTGCCGCTGCTGGAGCTGGGGCTGCTGCAGCACCTCAGGAAGAGGTTGAGGAACAAACAGAATTTGACGTAATTTTAACTGATGTAGGCGCAAAAAAGATTGATGTCTTGAAGGTTGTGCGTGAGATTACTTCGCTTGGTTTGAAAGAAGCAAAGGAATTGGTTGACAATGTCCCCAAACCAATTAAAGAGAAAGTGAAAAAAGAAGAAGCTGCCGAGATTAAGGCAAAAGTTGAAGCTGCTGGTGGCAAAGTTGAAGTAAAGTAG
- the rplK gene encoding 50S ribosomal protein L11 translates to MAAPKKKKKKIVGIVKLALPAGKANPAPPVGPALGQYGVNIMEFCKAYNAQTSSQEGTIIPVEITVYEDRSFDFVLKTPPASVLIREALKLEKGSGEPNKKKVGKIARSKLVEIAQKKLKDMNANSVEGAVRMLEGTARSMGVEVIEG, encoded by the coding sequence ATGGCTGCTCCTAAGAAGAAAAAGAAAAAGATTGTTGGAATTGTAAAATTGGCTTTGCCTGCAGGTAAAGCTAATCCGGCACCACCAGTAGGTCCTGCATTAGGCCAATATGGCGTCAATATTATGGAGTTTTGTAAAGCTTATAACGCTCAAACTTCTTCTCAAGAAGGAACTATAATTCCTGTAGAAATTACAGTATATGAGGACAGAAGTTTTGATTTTGTCTTGAAAACCCCTCCTGCTTCAGTCCTTATTAGAGAAGCTCTAAAACTGGAAAAGGGTAGTGGCGAACCGAATAAAAAGAAAGTTGGAAAAATCGCAAGATCCAAACTTGTAGAAATAGCTCAAAAAAAGTTAAAAGATATGAACGCAAACAGTGTTGAAGGTGCAGTTAGGATGTTAGAAGGTACTGCACGCAGCATGGGCGTAGAAGTAATTGAAGGGTAG